A window of Halostella salina contains these coding sequences:
- the glpK gene encoding glycerol kinase GlpK yields MTNDTYVGAVDQGTTGTRFMVFDHSGQVVANAYEKHEQIYPEPGWVEHNPMEIWENTKTVVNRALDDAGVDAEQLEALGITNQRETTLLWDAESGKPVHNALVWQDRRTTDRVEELQEQGQVEEIREKTGLEADAYFSATKAEWLLENADPLKLESAQVQDVRDRAEAGEVLMGTIDTWLIWNLTGNHITDVTNASRTMLYDIEAMEWDDDLLDEFGVPREMLPEVRPSSDEDTYGTTDPDGFLGAEVPVAGALGDQQAALFGQTCFDEGDAKNTYGTGSFFLMNTGNEAVGSDHGLLTTIGFQRSGEDVQYALEGSIFITGAAIEWLEDVDLIDSAAQTAELARSVDSTDGVYMVPAFTGLGAPHWDGRARGTIVGMTRGTEKAHIVRAALESIAYQTRDVAEAMEADSGIDMQSLKVDGGAVKNNFLCQLQSDIIQTDIARPQVDETTALGSAYAAGLAVGYWDTLDELRENWQVDRTFEPEKGQDEVDELYSRWDDAIERSKGWAQDGGE; encoded by the coding sequence ATGACAAACGATACATACGTCGGTGCGGTCGACCAGGGAACGACCGGCACGCGATTCATGGTGTTCGACCACAGCGGTCAGGTCGTCGCCAACGCGTACGAGAAACACGAACAGATCTACCCGGAACCCGGCTGGGTTGAGCACAACCCGATGGAGATCTGGGAGAACACGAAGACGGTCGTAAACCGTGCGCTCGACGACGCTGGCGTCGACGCCGAGCAGCTGGAGGCGCTCGGCATCACGAACCAGCGCGAGACGACGCTGCTGTGGGACGCCGAGTCCGGCAAGCCGGTCCACAACGCGCTCGTCTGGCAGGACCGTCGGACGACCGACCGGGTCGAGGAGCTGCAGGAGCAGGGGCAGGTCGAGGAGATCCGCGAGAAGACCGGGCTGGAGGCCGACGCCTACTTCTCGGCGACGAAGGCCGAGTGGCTGCTGGAGAACGCCGACCCGCTGAAGCTCGAGTCCGCGCAGGTACAGGACGTCCGTGACCGTGCCGAGGCGGGCGAGGTGCTGATGGGCACCATCGACACCTGGCTCATCTGGAACCTCACCGGCAACCACATCACGGACGTGACGAACGCGTCCCGGACGATGCTGTACGACATCGAGGCGATGGAGTGGGACGACGACCTGCTGGACGAGTTCGGCGTCCCACGGGAGATGCTGCCGGAAGTCCGGCCGTCCTCCGACGAGGACACGTACGGCACGACCGACCCGGACGGGTTCCTCGGCGCCGAGGTGCCGGTCGCCGGCGCGCTCGGCGACCAGCAGGCCGCGCTGTTCGGCCAGACCTGCTTCGACGAGGGCGACGCGAAGAACACCTACGGTACCGGGTCGTTCTTCCTGATGAACACCGGCAACGAGGCCGTCGGGAGCGACCACGGGCTGCTGACAACGATCGGCTTCCAGCGGTCCGGCGAGGACGTGCAGTACGCGCTGGAAGGGTCGATCTTCATCACCGGCGCGGCGATCGAGTGGCTCGAAGACGTCGACCTCATCGATTCGGCGGCACAGACCGCCGAACTCGCCCGCTCGGTCGACTCGACCGACGGCGTCTACATGGTCCCGGCGTTCACGGGGCTGGGTGCCCCTCACTGGGACGGCCGTGCCCGGGGGACCATCGTCGGCATGACCCGGGGCACCGAGAAGGCCCACATCGTGCGGGCGGCACTGGAGTCGATCGCCTACCAGACCCGCGACGTAGCCGAGGCGATGGAGGCCGACTCCGGCATCGACATGCAGAGCCTCAAGGTCGACGGCGGAGCCGTCAAGAACAACTTCCTCTGTCAGCTGCAGTCCGACATCATCCAGACCGACATCGCCCGGCCGCAGGTCGACGAGACCACCGCGCTCGGCTCGGCGTACGCCGCCGGGCTGGCCGTCGGCTACTGGGACACGCTCGACGAGTTGCGCGAGAACTGGCAGGTCGACCGGACGTTCGAACCCGAAAAGGGTCAGGACGAGGTTGACGAACTCTACAGCCGCTGGGACGACGCGATAGAGCGGTCGAAGGGCTGGGCGCAGGACGGTGGTGAGTGA
- a CDS encoding antitoxin VapB family protein, translating into MSPQIRLEDHVYERIKSNKRADESFSDAVDRLIGGRSLRDLRDVFDDDQTSRMRDAIDAADESDRKEVRSVAERFE; encoded by the coding sequence ATGTCGCCACAGATTCGCCTCGAGGATCACGTGTACGAACGCATCAAGTCGAACAAGCGTGCCGACGAGTCGTTCAGCGACGCCGTCGATCGGCTAATCGGTGGCCGTTCGCTGCGCGATCTCCGCGACGTGTTCGACGACGACCAGACGAGCAGGATGCGTGACGCCATCGACGCCGCCGACGAGAGCGACCGCAAGGAGGTCCGGAGCGTCGCCGAGCGGTTCGAATGA
- a CDS encoding VNG_1110C family protein produces MPDPSRLRDSTQIVLPFDDLDGSGGLKDGLREEFVVTIYEEDGYYRIIGSPVEIKEASKYLSRHGISLP; encoded by the coding sequence ATGCCGGATCCGTCCAGGTTGCGAGACAGCACCCAGATCGTCCTTCCCTTCGACGACCTGGACGGATCCGGCGGGCTGAAAGACGGCCTGCGCGAGGAGTTCGTCGTCACCATCTACGAGGAGGACGGCTACTACCGGATCATCGGCAGCCCCGTGGAGATCAAGGAGGCGAGCAAGTACCTCTCCCGACACGGGATCAGTCTACCGTAG
- a CDS encoding TIGR04206 family protein — translation MIDRRLAAVLALALLPWTVTIYPGGSGFVFPWALYYPGAGGAVPITEYYITYTHATTLPPHLTAWGLSALVYGIAAGSALLGAIADREDRRVTGALLLIAALAHLRFSLGTDHAGIITVPVGPVAALVVAWWFHADDLRRLVSPG, via the coding sequence GTGATCGACCGCCGCCTCGCAGCCGTTCTCGCGCTTGCACTGCTTCCCTGGACCGTGACGATCTACCCCGGCGGGAGCGGGTTCGTCTTCCCGTGGGCGCTCTACTACCCGGGTGCCGGCGGTGCGGTTCCGATAACGGAGTACTACATCACGTACACGCACGCGACAACGCTCCCCCCACACCTGACCGCGTGGGGCCTCAGCGCGCTCGTCTACGGCATCGCTGCCGGGAGCGCGCTTCTCGGGGCCATCGCCGACCGCGAGGACAGACGGGTCACGGGGGCGCTGCTGCTGATCGCCGCGCTCGCCCATCTCCGCTTCTCGCTCGGCACAGACCACGCCGGGATCATCACGGTGCCCGTCGGCCCCGTGGCCGCTCTCGTCGTTGCGTGGTGGTTCCACGCCGACGACCTCCGGCGGCTCGTGAGTCCGGGGTAA
- a CDS encoding VOC family protein — protein MSAPLDHTMMRVEDLEASLDWYQDYFDYEEKGRWEADTFTNVFLGPEDAHDEGALLELTYNHDGRTYDMGDAWGHIAVRVEDVYDAYEELMDAGVEDYRDPDSCGGQYAFVTDPDGHEIEIVERDHGARWSLDHTMIRVEDAEEAIGWYTRVLDYELFRRSEHDSFALYFMKPDDAADEAMSVELTYNYDGRSYDVGDAWGHVAVEVDDLQGFWDTAMLRDAEDYRDPESCDMRYAFTKDPDGREVEIVTSD, from the coding sequence ATGAGCGCACCGCTCGACCACACGATGATGCGCGTCGAGGACCTGGAGGCATCGCTGGACTGGTACCAGGACTACTTCGACTACGAGGAGAAGGGCCGCTGGGAGGCCGACACGTTCACCAACGTGTTCCTCGGTCCCGAGGACGCACACGACGAGGGCGCGCTGCTGGAACTCACGTACAACCACGACGGGCGCACGTACGACATGGGCGACGCCTGGGGGCACATCGCCGTCCGCGTCGAGGACGTGTACGACGCCTACGAGGAACTGATGGACGCCGGCGTCGAGGACTACCGCGACCCCGACTCCTGCGGCGGCCAGTACGCGTTCGTCACGGACCCGGACGGCCACGAGATAGAGATCGTCGAGCGCGACCACGGCGCGCGCTGGAGCCTCGACCACACGATGATCCGCGTCGAGGACGCCGAGGAGGCCATCGGCTGGTACACGCGCGTGCTCGACTACGAACTGTTCCGTCGGAGCGAGCACGACTCCTTCGCGCTGTACTTCATGAAGCCCGACGACGCCGCCGACGAGGCGATGTCGGTCGAACTCACGTACAACTACGACGGCCGTTCCTACGACGTGGGCGACGCCTGGGGCCACGTCGCCGTCGAGGTCGACGACCTGCAGGGCTTCTGGGACACCGCGATGTTGCGCGACGCCGAGGACTACCGCGACCCCGAGTCCTGCGACATGCGCTACGCGTTCACCAAGGACCCGGACGGCCGCGAAGTTGAGATCGTCACGTCGGACTGA
- the glpB gene encoding glycerol-3-phosphate dehydrogenase subunit GlpB → MAIRDDVLVVGGGLAGIAAALAASDHADVRLLSHKQSTLRNASGLIDVLGYPPDAGDEAEPIVDPFDAFGDVPDGHPYERVGSEAVREGLALFDDAVGDAYRGGHTDRNALVPTHGGTVKPTARYPKSAAAGLASDGRDALLVGFASLTDFDAPLAADHLAAAGVPFETRGVTIPFPGDFRDDAKVTRYAHALDRNESLNGTPARTALAEAVEPHLDGEARVGFPAVLGDDDPAGVRASLADTLGADVFEVPMGPPSLPGLRLEDRLYDALDEAGVRVTTGNPAVDVETVDDRIRAVVVNRTGQPVPYHADQVVLATGGLVGKGIDSDRESVREPVFDCHVPHPEDRYDWFEGDAFGDHPFARFGVDVDRDLRPLAADGSIEYENLRAAGSVLGGYDFAAEKSGSGVSLATGYAAGDAAGRAAASGATSDPAAGGTDGATIHGDTQ, encoded by the coding sequence ATGGCGATTAGGGACGACGTGCTCGTGGTCGGCGGCGGGCTGGCGGGTATCGCCGCCGCGCTCGCCGCCAGCGACCACGCCGACGTGCGCCTGCTCTCCCACAAGCAGAGCACGCTCCGGAACGCGAGCGGGCTGATCGACGTGCTCGGCTACCCGCCTGACGCCGGGGACGAGGCGGAACCGATCGTCGACCCGTTCGACGCGTTCGGCGACGTCCCGGACGGCCACCCCTACGAGCGCGTCGGGAGCGAGGCCGTCCGCGAGGGGCTGGCGCTGTTCGACGACGCCGTCGGCGACGCGTACCGCGGCGGCCACACGGACCGGAACGCGCTCGTCCCGACCCACGGCGGTACGGTGAAGCCGACGGCGCGCTACCCGAAATCCGCCGCAGCGGGCCTCGCCAGCGACGGGCGCGACGCCCTGCTGGTCGGCTTCGCCTCGCTGACGGACTTCGACGCGCCGCTCGCGGCGGACCACCTCGCGGCGGCGGGCGTGCCCTTCGAGACACGGGGCGTCACGATACCGTTCCCAGGCGACTTCCGGGACGACGCGAAGGTGACGCGGTACGCCCACGCGCTGGACCGCAACGAGAGCCTGAACGGAACACCCGCCCGGACGGCGCTCGCCGAGGCCGTCGAGCCGCATCTCGACGGCGAGGCGCGCGTCGGCTTCCCCGCCGTCCTCGGCGACGACGACCCGGCCGGCGTCCGGGCGTCGCTCGCCGATACCCTCGGCGCGGACGTCTTTGAGGTGCCGATGGGGCCGCCCAGCCTCCCCGGACTCCGACTGGAGGACCGCCTCTACGACGCGCTCGACGAGGCCGGCGTCCGCGTGACGACGGGGAACCCCGCGGTCGACGTGGAGACAGTCGACGACCGGATCCGGGCGGTCGTGGTCAATCGAACCGGCCAGCCCGTCCCGTACCACGCCGACCAGGTCGTGCTGGCGACCGGCGGCCTCGTCGGCAAGGGCATCGACTCCGACCGCGAGTCGGTCCGCGAGCCCGTCTTCGACTGTCACGTCCCCCACCCCGAGGACCGCTACGACTGGTTCGAGGGCGACGCGTTCGGCGACCACCCCTTCGCCCGCTTCGGCGTGGACGTCGACCGCGACCTCCGGCCGCTGGCGGCCGACGGGAGCATCGAGTACGAGAACCTGCGAGCCGCCGGGAGCGTGCTGGGCGGCTACGACTTCGCGGCCGAGAAGTCCGGCAGCGGCGTCTCCCTCGCGACGGGGTACGCTGCCGGCGACGCGGCTGGCAGGGCGGCGGCGAGCGGCGCGACGAGCGACCCGGCGGCTGGCGGGACGGACGGCGCGACGATCCACGGTGATACCCAATGA
- a CDS encoding PIN domain-containing protein, whose product MIVDTSFVLDVIDGVESAISKERKLEAEGVPLAIPTMTVLELYIGVGTVANTRQERRSVEAVLDSYPIVEMTPSISRRAGRLLGERMATTDEGEGPGIGKGDAAIAATAIERDEPVLTGDIHFENIDGVSVETYRS is encoded by the coding sequence ATGATCGTCGACACGAGTTTCGTCCTCGATGTCATCGACGGTGTCGAATCGGCCATCTCGAAGGAACGGAAACTCGAAGCCGAAGGCGTCCCGTTAGCGATCCCCACGATGACCGTACTGGAGCTGTACATCGGTGTCGGAACGGTCGCGAACACTCGGCAGGAACGCCGATCAGTCGAGGCTGTGCTCGATTCGTACCCGATAGTCGAAATGACACCGAGCATTTCCCGCCGAGCGGGTCGACTCCTCGGCGAGCGTATGGCGACGACCGACGAAGGGGAGGGACCCGGGATCGGGAAAGGGGATGCAGCGATCGCCGCTACTGCCATCGAACGTGACGAGCCTGTTCTCACCGGCGACATCCATTTCGAGAATATCGACGGAGTCAGCGTCGAGACGTACCGCAGTTGA
- a CDS encoding phosphoglycolate phosphatase, with the protein MDAPPLAVDIDGTLTRPEGGLDPRTFDAIRDWPADVVVATGKSFPYPVALCQFVGIEELVIAENGGVVCTRDDVSVVGEREAARTVAEEFAALGHDLGWGDADLVNRWRETEVAVRRSAPLEPLEELAADHGLTVVDTGYAYHVKSPDVSKGAGLAALCDVLPHDPADFVAVGDSENDVSTFEYAGRSYAVANADAAATAAADEITEGAHGEGFLEALDAVAGD; encoded by the coding sequence ATGGACGCGCCCCCGCTCGCGGTCGACATCGACGGCACGCTGACCCGCCCCGAGGGCGGGCTGGACCCCCGGACGTTCGACGCGATCCGAGACTGGCCCGCGGACGTGGTCGTCGCCACCGGGAAGTCGTTCCCCTACCCCGTCGCGCTCTGCCAGTTCGTCGGGATCGAGGAGCTGGTGATCGCCGAGAACGGCGGCGTCGTCTGCACCCGCGACGACGTGTCGGTCGTCGGCGAGCGAGAGGCCGCCCGAACCGTCGCCGAGGAGTTCGCCGCGCTCGGCCACGACTTGGGGTGGGGCGACGCCGACCTGGTCAACCGCTGGCGAGAGACGGAGGTCGCCGTCCGGCGGAGCGCGCCGCTGGAGCCGCTGGAGGAACTGGCTGCCGACCACGGGCTGACCGTCGTCGACACGGGCTACGCCTACCACGTCAAGTCGCCGGACGTGAGCAAGGGTGCCGGGCTGGCGGCACTCTGTGATGTCCTGCCCCACGACCCGGCCGACTTCGTCGCGGTCGGCGACAGCGAGAACGACGTGTCGACGTTCGAGTACGCCGGTCGGAGCTACGCCGTCGCCAACGCCGACGCCGCCGCGACCGCCGCCGCCGACGAAATCACGGAGGGGGCACACGGCGAGGGGTTCCTCGAAGCGCTCGACGCCGTCGCCGGAGACTGA
- the glpA gene encoding anaerobic glycerol-3-phosphate dehydrogenase subunit GlpA, whose protein sequence is MTHTTEALVIGGGSTGTGIARDLAMRGVDVTLVEKGNLTHGTTGRMHGLLHSGGRYAVSDQASATECIEENRVLREIASHCVEETGGLFVQRPEDSDEYFREKLEGCRECGIPAEELTAEEAREVEPYLDEDIKRAIEVPDGAIDPFRLCVANAVSAENHGARIETHAEVIDLLGDEDDVTGVKVRHESGPGKREHATPGTTEEIHAEYVVNATGAWAGQIGDMAGVDVEVRPSKGVMVVMNCRQVDTVVNRCRPKGDADIVVPHETTAILGTTDEEVEDPEDYPEEGWEVDMMIDTLSELVPILEDARTVRSFWGVRPLYEPPDVGSEDPTDITRDYFLLDHEERDDLRGLTSIVGGKFTTYRMMAEEISDHVCEQLGVRGECRTADEPLPGSENPGNLDAAMDRFGLRSPVARRSTQRLGSRTEEVLAKADPNPVLCDCEGVTRAEVQDAIEGAGTDLNAVRIRTRASMGNCQGGFCCHRMAAELYPEYDEPTAREALDELFQERWKGEVHALWGEQLSQAALNYALHATTMNRDRDPAKTGGVDYAAFDDGADAPDAAGGGRGVATDGGDHGD, encoded by the coding sequence ATGACACACACAACCGAGGCACTGGTCATCGGCGGGGGGTCGACGGGGACGGGGATCGCCCGCGACCTCGCGATGCGCGGGGTCGACGTGACCCTCGTCGAGAAGGGCAACCTCACACACGGCACGACCGGGCGGATGCACGGCCTGCTCCACAGCGGCGGGCGCTACGCGGTGTCGGACCAGGCCAGTGCGACGGAGTGTATCGAGGAGAACCGCGTCCTCCGGGAGATCGCGAGCCACTGCGTCGAGGAGACCGGCGGCCTGTTCGTCCAGCGACCGGAGGACTCGGACGAGTACTTCCGCGAGAAGCTGGAAGGGTGTCGGGAGTGTGGCATCCCTGCCGAGGAGCTCACGGCCGAGGAGGCCCGCGAGGTCGAACCGTATCTCGACGAGGACATCAAACGAGCCATCGAGGTGCCGGACGGCGCGATCGACCCGTTCCGGCTCTGCGTGGCAAACGCCGTCAGCGCCGAGAACCACGGCGCGCGCATCGAGACCCACGCCGAAGTGATCGACCTGCTCGGCGACGAGGACGACGTGACCGGGGTGAAAGTCCGCCACGAGAGCGGCCCCGGCAAGCGCGAGCACGCCACCCCTGGCACGACCGAGGAGATCCACGCGGAGTACGTCGTCAACGCGACCGGCGCGTGGGCCGGCCAGATCGGCGACATGGCGGGCGTCGACGTGGAGGTGCGCCCGTCGAAGGGCGTGATGGTCGTGATGAACTGCCGGCAGGTCGACACCGTCGTCAACCGCTGCCGGCCGAAGGGCGACGCCGACATCGTCGTCCCCCACGAGACGACTGCCATCCTCGGCACGACCGACGAGGAGGTCGAGGACCCCGAGGACTACCCCGAGGAGGGGTGGGAGGTCGACATGATGATCGACACGCTCTCCGAGCTGGTCCCCATCCTGGAGGACGCCCGGACCGTGCGGTCGTTCTGGGGCGTCCGCCCGCTGTACGAGCCGCCGGACGTCGGCAGCGAGGACCCGACCGACATCACGCGGGACTACTTCCTGCTCGACCACGAGGAGCGCGACGACCTGCGCGGACTCACCTCCATCGTCGGCGGGAAGTTCACCACCTACCGGATGATGGCCGAGGAGATAAGCGACCACGTCTGCGAGCAGCTGGGCGTCCGGGGGGAGTGCCGGACCGCCGACGAGCCGCTGCCCGGCAGCGAGAACCCCGGAAACCTCGACGCCGCGATGGACCGCTTCGGCCTGCGCTCGCCGGTCGCCCGCCGGAGCACCCAGCGGCTCGGCTCCCGCACCGAGGAGGTGCTCGCGAAGGCCGACCCGAACCCGGTGCTCTGTGACTGCGAGGGCGTCACCCGCGCCGAGGTGCAGGACGCCATCGAGGGAGCCGGCACCGACCTCAACGCCGTCCGCATCCGCACCCGCGCGTCGATGGGGAACTGCCAGGGCGGCTTCTGCTGTCACCGGATGGCCGCCGAGTTGTATCCCGAATACGACGAGCCGACCGCCCGCGAGGCGCTGGACGAACTGTTCCAGGAGCGCTGGAAGGGCGAAGTGCACGCGCTCTGGGGCGAACAGCTCTCGCAGGCTGCGCTCAACTACGCGCTGCACGCGACGACGATGAACCGCGACCGCGACCCCGCGAAGACCGGCGGCGTCGACTACGCCGCCTTCGACGACGGCGCTGACGCGCCCGACGCCGCAGGTGGCGGTCGCGGCGTGGCCACCGACGGGGGCGACCATGGCGATTAG
- a CDS encoding OBG GTPase family GTP-binding protein, whose translation MGLEEEIEELEEEIATTPYNKSTEAHIGRLKSKLAEKKEKLENQSSAGGGTGYHVEKHGDATVALVGFPSVGKSTLLNAMTNADSEVGSYEFTTLDVNPGMLQYNGANIQMLDVPGLIEGAASGRGGGQEVLSVVRAADLVVFVLSAFEIDQYERLREELYANKIRLDQKPPRVSITKKGKGGLKINASVDLDLSEEAIKGVLREHDYINADVAIGEKLDLDRLIDGVMDNREYISSVVTVNKADLIDPDYLETVNENLRAHDIDPDDAVFISAEEEKGLDALAERIWDELGLMRIYMDKPGRGVDYEEPLVLFEGATVEDACHKLGGEFEDRFRFARVSGPSAKHDEQQVGTDHELADEDVLRLITRK comes from the coding sequence ATGGGGCTCGAAGAGGAGATCGAGGAACTCGAGGAGGAGATAGCGACCACTCCCTACAACAAGTCCACCGAGGCCCACATCGGTCGCCTGAAGTCCAAGCTCGCCGAGAAAAAGGAGAAGCTGGAGAACCAGAGCTCCGCCGGCGGCGGCACCGGCTACCACGTCGAGAAACACGGCGACGCGACAGTCGCACTCGTCGGGTTCCCCAGCGTCGGCAAGTCGACGCTTCTGAACGCCATGACGAACGCCGACAGCGAGGTCGGCTCCTACGAGTTCACGACGCTGGACGTCAACCCCGGGATGCTCCAGTACAACGGCGCGAACATCCAGATGCTCGACGTGCCCGGGCTGATCGAGGGCGCGGCCAGCGGCCGCGGCGGCGGGCAGGAGGTGCTCTCCGTCGTCCGCGCCGCGGACCTCGTCGTGTTCGTCCTCTCCGCCTTCGAGATCGACCAGTACGAACGCCTCCGGGAGGAGCTGTACGCGAACAAGATCCGGCTCGACCAGAAGCCCCCGCGCGTATCGATCACGAAGAAGGGGAAAGGCGGTCTGAAAATAAACGCCAGCGTCGACCTCGATCTCTCCGAGGAGGCGATCAAGGGCGTCCTCCGCGAGCACGACTACATCAACGCCGACGTGGCGATCGGCGAGAAGCTCGACCTCGACCGGCTCATCGACGGCGTGATGGACAACCGTGAGTACATTTCCTCCGTCGTCACCGTCAACAAGGCCGACCTCATCGATCCCGACTACCTCGAGACCGTCAACGAGAACCTCCGCGCCCACGACATCGACCCGGACGACGCCGTGTTCATCAGCGCCGAGGAGGAGAAGGGGCTGGACGCGCTGGCCGAGCGCATCTGGGACGAACTCGGCCTGATGCGGATCTACATGGACAAGCCCGGCCGCGGCGTCGATTACGAGGAGCCGCTCGTCCTCTTCGAGGGGGCGACCGTCGAGGACGCCTGTCACAAGCTCGGCGGCGAGTTCGAGGACCGGTTCCGCTTCGCCCGCGTCTCCGGCCCCAGCGCGAAACACGACGAACAGCAGGTCGGCACCGACCACGAACTCGCCGACGAGGACGTGCTCCGGCTGATCACACGGAAGTGA